One part of the Paenibacillus silvisoli genome encodes these proteins:
- a CDS encoding glycosyltransferase family 2 protein has product MQIKQQRNSDILVIIPAYNEEDTLARTVQELKRHTPYDFVVIDDGSKDSTPDIIRREGFPSLRHAVNLGIGGSMQSGYKYADKGGYRYAIQLDADGQHRPADIEKLVSEITDGDYDMVIGSRFVEKSSYRGSLSRRIGIFYFQWLIRLLTGVPVHDPTSGFRIVGRRAIELFSRTYPTDYPEVEVLVSLSKRGFKLKEISVEMRSRQGGASSINWSKSIYYMMKVTMFSLIRKSFS; this is encoded by the coding sequence ATGCAAATAAAGCAGCAGCGAAATAGCGATATACTAGTCATTATTCCAGCTTACAACGAGGAAGATACGCTTGCCCGCACCGTGCAGGAGCTCAAACGGCATACGCCTTACGACTTCGTCGTGATCGACGACGGTTCCAAGGACAGCACGCCGGACATCATCCGCAGAGAAGGCTTTCCGTCGCTTCGCCACGCGGTGAACCTCGGCATCGGAGGCTCGATGCAAAGCGGCTACAAATATGCCGATAAAGGCGGCTACCGCTACGCCATCCAGCTTGATGCGGACGGCCAACACCGCCCGGCGGACATCGAGAAGCTCGTGAGCGAAATCACGGACGGCGATTACGATATGGTCATCGGCTCGCGATTCGTCGAGAAGAGCAGCTACCGCGGGAGTTTGTCGAGACGAATCGGCATTTTCTACTTCCAGTGGCTCATTCGGCTGCTGACCGGCGTGCCCGTGCATGATCCAACCTCCGGCTTCCGGATCGTCGGGCGCCGGGCGATCGAGCTGTTCTCGCGCACCTATCCGACGGATTATCCGGAGGTCGAAGTGCTCGTCAGCTTGTCCAAGCGCGGCTTTAAGCTGAAGGAAATCAGCGTCGAAATGCGCAGCCGCCAAGGCGGGGCTTCCTCCATCAACTGGTCGAAGTCGATCTATTACATGATGAAGGTGACGATGTTCTCGCTCATTCGCAAAAGCTTCTCTTAA
- a CDS encoding DUF2304 domain-containing protein, producing the protein MNQLVAILITLFFLGLIVSFTVTHKLKDRYAFLWLVTAIAGVLAAACIPLLNRFAQWIGIAYMPTFVILVTIIFILALLVRQTMSLSNQSDKIKTLTQEFAVMEKKLLELEQAAEGRERA; encoded by the coding sequence ATGAACCAGTTAGTCGCCATTCTCATCACATTGTTTTTTCTCGGGCTGATCGTCTCCTTCACGGTCACCCATAAATTAAAGGACCGCTATGCGTTCCTCTGGCTCGTCACCGCCATCGCGGGCGTGCTGGCCGCGGCCTGCATCCCGCTCCTGAACCGGTTCGCGCAATGGATCGGCATCGCCTACATGCCGACCTTCGTTATTTTGGTCACGATTATATTCATCCTTGCGCTGCTCGTGCGGCAGACGATGAGCCTCTCCAACCAATCGGACAAAATCAAAACGCTCACGCAGGAATTCGCCGTCATGGAGAAGAAGCTGCTCGAACTCGAACAGGCTGCCGAAGGACGTGAGCGCGCATGA
- a CDS encoding EamA family transporter: MTVVQFVLILANTLMLVSGQFLWKYGLMQRVKPFESIRTILELLLSPYIIGGLFIYGCATVLWLYIVSKVDLSLAYPIQSLAYIISIIGAYYLFDESLSTLKIVGCLLILAGVACIGLSGKYA, from the coding sequence ATGACCGTTGTACAATTCGTGCTCATTCTCGCGAACACGCTGATGCTCGTAAGCGGCCAATTTCTGTGGAAATACGGACTCATGCAGCGAGTGAAGCCTTTCGAATCGATCCGGACCATTCTGGAGCTGCTGCTATCGCCATATATCATCGGCGGGCTGTTCATTTACGGCTGCGCAACCGTCCTATGGCTGTACATCGTGTCCAAAGTCGACCTGAGCTTGGCCTACCCGATCCAAAGCCTGGCTTATATCATCTCGATCATCGGCGCGTACTACCTGTTCGACGAATCGCTGTCCACGCTGAAGATCGTCGGCTGTCTGCTTATTCTGGCAGGCGTCGCATGCATCGGACTCTCCGGCAAATACGCATAA
- a CDS encoding DsbA family oxidoreductase — MKVEIWSDIACPFCYIGKRLFEKGLAQFPHKDQVEVVYRSFQLDPNADKDPEYDVYTLVADKYGVSRERSIQLHENLVQQAAAQGLTFNFEHAIPANSLDAHRLIHIAGMQGKRTEAAELLFKAYFTDSKHIGELDTLKSIAAEAGLNPDEVETMLAGDAFKAEVQAECNEAAALGANGVPFFVINRKYAVAGALESEVFLDVLNKSWEEEKPLIILDPSSTGGKAGICTDDACGIDGSAQQ; from the coding sequence ATGAAGGTTGAAATTTGGTCGGACATCGCCTGTCCGTTCTGTTATATCGGGAAGCGGCTCTTTGAGAAGGGGCTTGCGCAATTCCCTCATAAGGATCAAGTCGAGGTCGTGTACCGGAGCTTCCAGCTCGACCCGAACGCGGACAAAGATCCGGAGTACGACGTGTACACCCTCGTAGCGGACAAATACGGCGTCAGCCGCGAGCGCTCGATTCAGCTGCACGAGAATCTGGTTCAGCAAGCCGCGGCTCAAGGGCTGACGTTCAACTTCGAGCACGCCATTCCGGCGAACTCGCTGGACGCGCATCGTCTGATTCATATTGCGGGCATGCAGGGGAAACGGACGGAGGCGGCGGAGTTGCTGTTCAAAGCGTACTTCACCGATTCGAAGCATATCGGCGAGCTCGACACGTTGAAGAGCATCGCGGCCGAAGCCGGGCTGAATCCGGATGAGGTTGAAACGATGCTGGCCGGCGACGCGTTCAAGGCGGAAGTACAGGCGGAGTGCAACGAAGCGGCCGCGCTTGGCGCAAACGGCGTGCCGTTCTTCGTCATCAACCGCAAGTACGCGGTAGCCGGAGCGCTGGAGAGCGAAGTGTTCCTCGACGTGCTCAACAAGAGCTGGGAAGAAGAGAAGCCGTTGATCATTCTGGATCCGTCTTCGACAGGCGGAAAAGCCGGTATTTGCACGGACGATGCATGCGGCATCGACGGAAGCGCACAACAGTAA
- the mgrA gene encoding L-glyceraldehyde 3-phosphate reductase: MVYSANQERYASMTYNRSGRSGLKLPAISLGLWHNFGGVDTYENGRAMLRRAFDLGITHFDLANNYGPPAGSAEEMFGKMMTADFKPYRDEMIISSKAGYYMWPGPYGEWGSRKYLIASLEQSLKRMNLDYVDIFYSHRPDPETPLEETMGALDHMVRSGKALYVGISSYNPEQTARAIEIMKGLGTPLVIHQPSYNMFDRWIENGLQDVLEENGVGSIAFCPLAQGLLTNKYLNGIPGDSRAASSHGFLSESAVSAKRVAQLHKLNAIAAERGQSLAQMALAWVLRGGRVTSALIGASRVSQIEDNVAALNNLSFTSDELASIEAILKK; this comes from the coding sequence GTGGTCTATTCGGCAAACCAAGAGCGGTATGCGTCGATGACGTATAACCGCAGCGGACGCTCAGGCTTGAAGCTGCCCGCGATTTCGTTAGGTCTGTGGCATAACTTCGGCGGTGTCGACACGTACGAGAACGGACGCGCCATGCTTCGCCGCGCGTTCGATTTGGGCATTACCCATTTCGATCTGGCGAACAATTACGGCCCTCCGGCCGGTTCGGCGGAAGAAATGTTCGGCAAGATGATGACGGCCGACTTCAAGCCGTACCGCGACGAAATGATCATCTCCTCCAAAGCCGGCTACTACATGTGGCCAGGCCCGTACGGCGAGTGGGGCTCGCGCAAATATTTGATCGCAAGCTTGGAGCAAAGCTTGAAGCGGATGAACCTGGACTACGTCGATATTTTCTACTCTCACCGTCCGGATCCGGAAACGCCGCTTGAAGAGACGATGGGCGCGCTCGATCACATGGTGCGTTCCGGCAAAGCGCTTTACGTCGGCATCTCGAGCTATAATCCGGAGCAGACCGCGCGCGCGATCGAGATCATGAAGGGGCTTGGCACGCCGCTTGTCATTCACCAGCCAAGCTACAACATGTTCGACCGCTGGATCGAGAACGGCCTGCAGGACGTACTGGAAGAGAACGGCGTCGGCAGCATCGCGTTCTGTCCGTTGGCGCAAGGCTTGCTCACGAACAAATATTTGAACGGCATTCCGGGCGACTCGCGCGCGGCAAGCTCGCACGGCTTCCTGAGCGAAAGCGCGGTATCGGCGAAACGGGTAGCTCAGTTGCATAAGCTGAACGCCATTGCCGCTGAGCGCGGCCAGTCGCTGGCGCAAATGGCGCTCGCGTGGGTGCTTCGCGGCGGACGCGTCACCTCGGCGCTGATCGGCGCAAGCCGCGTCAGCCAAATCGAGGACAACGTGGCGGCGCTGAACAACCTCAGCTTTACGAGCGACGAGCTCGCGAGCATCGAAGCGATTTTGAAGAAATAA
- a CDS encoding B12-binding domain-containing radical SAM protein, with product MKVVLSTLNAKYIHTSLALRCLKAYGEKDFDIDIAEFTIKDPAMNIVADLFARNPDVVGFSCYIWNIEETITVIDMLRKIKPDIRIVLGGPEVSYDTPFWMERLPQVDYIVVGEGEETFHHLLTELQGTRKFHLVFGLAYRKEHQDGRLEVIVNPPRPKLDLATLPSPHRFAEDVPRLASRVVYFETSRGCPFSCQFCLSSIEVGVRYFDMERTKSDLLYLIDSGAKLIKFVDRTFNIKRDYALEIFRFLIENHKGCVFQFEITADIMRPEVLDYLAEHAPPGIFRFEIGVQSTNDLTNEAVQRRQNFTKLTRTVQKVKESGKIDQHLDLIAGLPHEDYDSFRKTFNDVFELRPEELQLGFLKMLRGTGMRLDADKHGYIYMDRAPYEILGNDIMPFSDIVRIKRVEDVLEKYWNAHRMDHALLYLIERAFPSAFDFFQQFGDFWEGRGWQKIGHQLEDLFSRLWAFLSETDAVRKDEEHGGWQLDVALGLMKLDYFLNHNYKPRKVWWDFTMDKAELNGWMQRLADRPAEVSEAFAALGLSEKELQKHAVIERLPFNLNRYLQEGVVSADEETLLVVIYSGGGKSDARSAEFYTLSLVPSASSQA from the coding sequence ATGAAAGTTGTGCTTTCCACGCTAAACGCAAAATATATCCATACTTCGCTGGCGCTTCGCTGCTTGAAGGCGTACGGCGAGAAAGATTTTGATATCGATATCGCGGAGTTTACGATTAAAGACCCCGCGATGAACATCGTGGCCGACTTATTCGCCCGCAATCCCGATGTGGTGGGCTTCTCCTGCTATATTTGGAACATCGAAGAAACGATTACCGTCATCGACATGCTGCGAAAAATCAAACCGGATATCCGAATCGTCCTCGGCGGCCCGGAAGTCAGCTACGATACGCCGTTCTGGATGGAGCGTCTGCCTCAGGTGGACTACATCGTCGTCGGAGAAGGCGAAGAGACGTTCCACCACCTGCTGACGGAGCTTCAAGGCACGCGCAAGTTCCATCTGGTGTTCGGACTTGCCTATCGGAAGGAGCATCAGGACGGCCGACTCGAAGTCATTGTGAATCCGCCGCGGCCTAAGCTCGATCTGGCGACGCTGCCTTCGCCGCATCGTTTTGCGGAGGATGTGCCTCGTCTGGCAAGCCGCGTCGTCTATTTCGAGACGAGCCGGGGCTGTCCGTTCAGCTGCCAGTTTTGCTTGTCGAGCATCGAGGTCGGCGTCCGGTATTTCGATATGGAACGGACCAAATCGGACCTGCTGTACTTGATCGATTCCGGCGCGAAGCTGATCAAGTTCGTCGACCGGACCTTCAACATCAAGCGCGACTATGCGCTGGAAATCTTTCGATTTCTGATCGAGAACCATAAAGGCTGCGTATTCCAATTCGAAATTACGGCGGACATCATGCGCCCCGAGGTGCTCGATTATTTGGCGGAGCATGCGCCGCCGGGCATCTTCCGCTTCGAGATCGGCGTCCAATCGACGAACGATCTGACGAACGAAGCGGTGCAGCGCCGCCAAAATTTCACCAAGCTGACCCGCACGGTCCAGAAGGTGAAGGAGAGCGGCAAGATCGACCAGCATCTCGACTTGATCGCCGGCTTGCCGCATGAGGATTACGATTCGTTCCGCAAAACGTTCAATGACGTGTTCGAGCTGCGTCCGGAGGAGCTTCAGTTGGGCTTCTTGAAAATGCTGCGCGGCACCGGCATGCGTCTCGACGCGGACAAGCACGGCTATATTTACATGGACCGCGCGCCTTACGAAATTCTCGGCAACGACATTATGCCGTTCTCGGATATCGTGCGGATCAAGCGCGTCGAGGACGTGCTTGAAAAGTACTGGAACGCGCACCGGATGGATCATGCGCTGCTCTATCTCATCGAGCGGGCGTTTCCATCGGCGTTCGACTTCTTCCAGCAGTTCGGCGATTTCTGGGAAGGCCGGGGCTGGCAGAAGATCGGCCATCAGCTGGAGGATCTGTTCTCGCGCTTATGGGCGTTTCTGTCGGAGACGGATGCAGTTCGCAAGGACGAAGAACACGGCGGCTGGCAGCTGGATGTCGCGCTCGGCCTGATGAAGCTGGATTACTTCCTGAACCACAACTACAAGCCGCGCAAAGTATGGTGGGACTTCACGATGGATAAAGCCGAGCTGAACGGCTGGATGCAGCGTCTTGCCGACCGTCCGGCGGAGGTGTCGGAGGCGTTCGCGGCGCTCGGTCTGAGCGAGAAGGAGCTCCAGAAGCATGCCGTCATCGAACGGCTGCCGTTCAACCTGAACCGCTATCTGCAAGAAGGCGTCGTATCGGCGGACGAAGAGACGCTGTTAGTCGTCATCTACAGCGGCGGCGGCAAAAGCGACGCTCGCTCGGCCGAGTTCTACACGCTTTCCCTGGTGCCATCTGCTTCGAGCCAAGCTTGA
- a CDS encoding stalk domain-containing protein, whose product MNLKRDIKNKLLLSVLSAGLVLSPLSITGTPTAEAASALPALSSSHAFAAAPQAGATAVLIDGNKLALNPAPLALKGTTFVPMRVIFTALKASVTWEPATKTIIAVKGRTTISLQLGNKKAVKNGKAITLTAAPQQLKGATMVPLRFIAEALGADVQFNAAKRTIAITSAEALLKKRQDAEEQAEQASSPKTLTTSQIVAKNDRKVVMIMTDVAQGSGVVIGKDEILTNYHVIADASEGSVLLLGGKEIELQGIVGYNEDHDLAIVKTKTPLNIEPVEIGIGAAKGDHVVAIGSPLGIQNTISDGVISNITYDGAQYYQISAPIDHGSSGGGLFNDYGELIGITAAGIESTQADLNFAVSSTNILMLVYDLEETPPTKIGFLPNRLPETLKGESLEKIKELFEDEFSEVETSTGSTALGQIEVTRDAQGWLVINAQIDPTFYMVSGHESSEYLRTWALNTGYELRRMLPDDIIQMTVYYDQEFSFEPRGFAPGEVTAVGEGKWRVKFPVISYQGKEKVFVSVRS is encoded by the coding sequence GTGAATTTAAAACGAGACATAAAGAATAAACTGCTCTTATCTGTTCTTTCTGCAGGGCTCGTCCTGTCACCGTTGTCGATTACCGGAACGCCTACAGCTGAAGCGGCTTCGGCGCTGCCGGCACTATCGTCGTCCCATGCCTTTGCGGCAGCTCCGCAGGCCGGCGCGACCGCCGTTCTGATTGATGGCAATAAGCTTGCGTTGAACCCGGCGCCATTGGCGTTGAAGGGGACAACCTTCGTACCGATGCGCGTGATTTTTACGGCACTAAAAGCCAGCGTAACGTGGGAGCCGGCGACGAAAACGATCATTGCCGTCAAAGGGCGCACGACGATTTCGCTGCAGCTTGGCAATAAGAAAGCGGTCAAGAACGGCAAAGCGATCACGCTGACGGCAGCGCCGCAGCAGCTCAAAGGGGCAACGATGGTCCCGCTGCGTTTTATCGCGGAGGCGCTTGGCGCAGATGTGCAATTCAATGCGGCGAAGCGCACGATTGCGATTACGTCAGCGGAAGCGCTGCTGAAGAAGCGGCAGGATGCCGAAGAGCAGGCTGAGCAGGCGAGTAGCCCGAAAACGCTAACGACATCCCAAATCGTAGCCAAAAACGACCGCAAAGTCGTCATGATCATGACGGATGTGGCGCAGGGAAGCGGCGTCGTTATCGGAAAAGACGAGATTTTGACAAACTATCATGTTATCGCCGACGCTTCCGAGGGCAGCGTGCTGCTGCTAGGCGGCAAGGAGATCGAGCTGCAGGGCATCGTCGGTTATAACGAGGATCATGATTTGGCGATCGTGAAAACGAAGACGCCGCTTAATATTGAACCGGTCGAAATTGGAATCGGCGCGGCGAAGGGCGACCACGTCGTAGCCATCGGCAGTCCGCTCGGCATCCAAAATACGATTTCGGACGGTGTCATCAGCAATATTACATACGATGGCGCCCAATATTACCAAATCAGCGCGCCGATTGACCACGGCAGCTCCGGCGGCGGCCTGTTCAACGATTACGGCGAGCTGATCGGCATTACGGCGGCGGGGATCGAGTCCACGCAGGCTGATTTGAATTTTGCCGTTTCCTCTACGAATATATTAATGCTAGTTTACGATTTGGAAGAGACGCCGCCGACGAAGATCGGGTTTCTGCCGAACCGCCTGCCGGAGACGTTGAAGGGCGAATCGCTGGAGAAAATCAAGGAGCTGTTCGAGGACGAGTTCTCGGAGGTGGAAACGTCCACGGGGTCAACCGCGCTCGGTCAAATCGAGGTGACGCGGGATGCGCAAGGCTGGCTTGTCATTAACGCGCAAATCGACCCGACGTTCTACATGGTATCCGGCCACGAATCGAGCGAATATCTCCGCACGTGGGCGCTTAACACGGGTTACGAGCTGCGGCGCATGCTGCCGGACGATATCATTCAGATGACGGTCTACTACGATCAGGAGTTCAGCTTCGAGCCGCGCGGTTTCGCGCCGGGCGAAGTGACTGCAGTCGGAGAAGGCAAGTGGCGCGTGAAGTTCCCGGTTATTTCGTATCAAGGCAAAGAGAAAGTATTCGTCAGCGTCCGGTCATAA
- a CDS encoding helix-turn-helix transcriptional regulator yields the protein MPTPPQPKPRSLGALEDLLPTVNFASHAAAEAQMVWGPRVIPDYQLFYIQSGEAEVQIGSDIFVLGPGDGALYGPHCPHKLTMRSEGMFIGIHFMPAHASLTPVHPAFGIENFSEDELDEQARSSYTLAVAGSEELELPPVFSMPGLEPILMRIVKEYLNGQPGYTIVMRALMTELLAAIARNQLTKRPRSEEQRKIDPALLAINKEPEKNWSVAELAALCGYHVIYFSSLFRKCTGESPKQYLISERIRKAKYYLLSGDKMEVIAERLGYASVHYFSRNFKEETGLTPTEFKQQ from the coding sequence ATGCCAACGCCCCCGCAGCCGAAGCCGAGATCGCTCGGAGCGCTTGAAGACCTGCTGCCAACCGTTAACTTCGCCAGCCATGCCGCAGCGGAAGCGCAAATGGTCTGGGGACCCCGCGTCATACCGGATTACCAGCTCTTCTATATCCAATCCGGCGAAGCGGAGGTGCAGATCGGCAGCGATATTTTCGTGCTAGGTCCGGGAGACGGCGCGCTCTACGGTCCTCATTGCCCTCATAAGCTGACGATGCGAAGCGAGGGCATGTTTATCGGCATTCATTTTATGCCTGCCCATGCATCGCTCACGCCGGTTCACCCCGCATTCGGAATCGAAAATTTCAGCGAGGACGAGCTGGACGAGCAAGCTCGCAGCAGCTATACGCTTGCCGTCGCCGGTTCAGAAGAGCTGGAGCTGCCGCCGGTCTTCTCGATGCCGGGGCTTGAACCGATTCTCATGCGCATTGTCAAAGAGTACTTAAACGGCCAGCCCGGCTACACGATCGTGATGCGCGCATTGATGACGGAGCTGCTCGCCGCGATTGCCCGGAACCAGCTGACGAAGCGTCCGAGATCGGAGGAGCAGCGCAAGATCGATCCGGCGCTTCTGGCGATCAACAAGGAGCCGGAGAAAAACTGGAGCGTCGCGGAGCTGGCGGCTCTATGCGGCTACCATGTCATCTATTTCTCCTCGCTGTTTCGCAAATGCACGGGCGAGAGCCCGAAGCAATACCTGATCTCCGAGCGAATCCGGAAGGCAAAATACTATTTGCTAAGCGGGGACAAGATGGAGGTTATCGCAGAGCGGCTCGGCTACGCGAGCGTGCATTATTTTTCGCGAAACTTTAAAGAGGAAACCGGGCTGACGCCGACGGAATTCAAGCAGCAGTAG
- a CDS encoding phytanoyl-CoA dioxygenase family protein: protein MLSQAQIEEFENNGFLKGDVVLSDDEVEALREELDKVMNGETVKKPVLNHNMLGSDSPYDNMKMIASEKVVQIVNIWLASDRFLQHAGHPQICEEVAQLTHTNSLRIWHDQVQYKPPVTGGPTAWHQDHPLWPIIQPADLVSAWVALDDAVIENGCMWMVPGSHKWGNHQRYLSSTKEFKPFHKRPEMLPNNAVVEAVPFEIKKGQVGYHHCLTWHGSPHNRSEMKRRAIAVHYMPGHTRYEPIGEHVMLSYVNVQPGELLVGDHFPEVYRKQGVQV from the coding sequence ATGTTAAGTCAAGCACAAATCGAAGAGTTTGAAAACAACGGGTTTCTGAAAGGCGACGTCGTGCTGAGCGACGATGAGGTTGAAGCGCTTCGCGAGGAACTGGATAAGGTGATGAACGGCGAAACGGTGAAGAAGCCGGTGCTGAACCATAACATGCTGGGATCGGACTCTCCGTACGACAATATGAAAATGATCGCGAGCGAGAAGGTCGTGCAAATCGTCAACATTTGGCTGGCGAGCGACCGGTTTCTCCAGCATGCGGGCCATCCGCAAATTTGCGAAGAGGTTGCCCAGCTGACGCATACCAACTCGCTGCGGATTTGGCATGACCAAGTTCAATATAAGCCGCCGGTTACAGGCGGGCCTACCGCTTGGCATCAAGACCACCCGCTCTGGCCGATCATCCAGCCGGCGGATCTCGTCAGCGCGTGGGTAGCGCTGGACGATGCCGTTATCGAGAACGGCTGCATGTGGATGGTGCCGGGCAGCCACAAATGGGGCAACCATCAGCGGTACCTCTCCAGCACGAAGGAGTTTAAGCCGTTCCACAAGCGGCCGGAAATGCTGCCGAACAACGCCGTCGTCGAAGCGGTGCCGTTCGAAATCAAGAAAGGCCAAGTGGGCTACCACCACTGCCTCACCTGGCACGGCAGCCCGCACAACCGTTCCGAGATGAAACGCCGCGCGATCGCGGTTCACTACATGCCTGGCCATACGCGCTACGAGCCGATAGGCGAGCATGTCATGCTCTCGTATGTCAACGTCCAGCCCGGCGAGCTTCTGGTCGGCGATCACTTCCCGGAAGTGTACCGGAAGCAGGGCGTGCAAGTATAA
- a CDS encoding RluA family pseudouridine synthase → MPAAGGGRTEPRGKAGSNARPSNGDKRSATSGASSSRSGSGNHRGSALASQRGSASQRPAKPAAPQRSAQPAPAPSRSYQVQESAELLAFLLQSVKGEGRNAIKSMLSRGQIAVDGTPQKVYNFMLQPGQTVTVSKERIVETPPLIGLTILHEDDDLIVVVKEAGLLSIASEQESELTAYRQLTAHVRAANPRSRIFVVHRLDRDTSGVMMFAKSEQVQQQLQETWQESVTDRTYIALVEGMVKKPEGTISSYLKESKTLKMYSTSNPTDAQHAVTHYKAVQSNRNYSLLEVSLETGRKNQIRVHMEDIGHPIVGDKKYGSTSKALNRLGLHARLLAFRHPVTGKSMRFETDIPKMFLAPFKEGFQPK, encoded by the coding sequence ATGCCGGCGGCCGGCGGCGGACGCACCGAGCCGCGCGGTAAAGCCGGCTCCAACGCTCGCCCGAGCAATGGCGACAAGCGCAGCGCAACTAGCGGCGCTAGCAGCTCACGAAGCGGCAGCGGCAATCACCGCGGCAGCGCACTTGCATCTCAGCGCGGCAGCGCCAGCCAGCGCCCTGCCAAGCCAGCGGCGCCTCAACGCAGCGCGCAGCCGGCTCCGGCCCCGAGCCGAAGCTACCAAGTCCAAGAAAGCGCGGAGCTGCTCGCATTCTTGCTCCAATCCGTGAAGGGCGAAGGCCGCAACGCGATCAAGTCCATGCTGAGCCGCGGGCAAATCGCCGTGGACGGCACACCGCAGAAGGTGTACAACTTTATGCTGCAGCCTGGTCAAACGGTCACCGTTTCCAAGGAGCGCATCGTCGAAACGCCTCCGCTCATCGGTCTGACGATTTTGCACGAGGATGACGATCTGATCGTCGTCGTGAAAGAAGCCGGCCTGCTGTCGATCGCCTCCGAGCAGGAGTCGGAGCTGACCGCCTACCGGCAGCTGACCGCTCACGTCAGAGCGGCTAACCCGCGCAGCCGGATATTCGTCGTCCACCGTCTGGACCGCGACACCTCCGGCGTTATGATGTTCGCCAAGAGCGAGCAGGTGCAGCAGCAGCTGCAAGAGACCTGGCAGGAATCCGTCACGGACCGCACCTATATCGCGCTGGTCGAAGGAATGGTGAAGAAACCGGAGGGCACCATTTCGTCCTATCTCAAAGAGAGCAAGACATTGAAAATGTACTCGACTTCCAATCCAACCGATGCCCAGCATGCGGTGACGCACTACAAAGCGGTGCAAAGCAACCGGAACTACTCGCTGCTCGAGGTCTCCCTGGAAACGGGCCGCAAAAACCAAATCCGCGTCCATATGGAGGACATCGGCCACCCGATCGTCGGCGACAAAAAATACGGCTCCACGTCCAAAGCGCTGAACCGTCTCGGCCTTCATGCCCGGCTGCTCGCGTTCCGTCACCCCGTAACCGGCAAGTCGATGCGCTTCGAAACCGACATTCCGAAGATGTTCCTGGCTCCGTTCAAAGAAGGCTTCCAGCCCAAATAA
- a CDS encoding helix-turn-helix transcriptional regulator: MSKADNMLAILWLLKANKRMTAKQLADSLEMHIRTVYRYIDALCASGVPIVADSGHNGGYSLLEHFKESPLFFDLEEQKALIQAAHFAEEAGYPYGDVLQQAVTKLKRYTNEEQRSEIERHMVGFEVVNPSMPQANVEGYLKQLEQSVADCRTQRMVYQKGFGLEAEERDIDPFGLVHWRGKWYIIAHCHLRQTTRSFRVDRIITLSETDAKFERPADFSARTFLLQNLKRPNSGDETLTKVVIHGGLQVINALCDMWLFSDTLTERTTDSASFMMEAHLFEAYVPYHLLSFGTRITVSEPARLRERLVEIAVQLQQHHMPH, from the coding sequence ATGTCAAAAGCGGACAACATGCTGGCCATTCTATGGCTGCTCAAAGCAAACAAGCGAATGACCGCCAAGCAGCTGGCCGATTCGCTGGAGATGCACATTCGTACCGTATACCGCTACATCGACGCCCTCTGCGCGAGCGGCGTCCCGATCGTGGCCGATTCCGGCCACAACGGCGGCTACAGCCTGCTCGAGCACTTCAAGGAATCGCCGCTCTTCTTCGACCTCGAGGAGCAGAAGGCGCTCATCCAAGCCGCGCACTTCGCGGAAGAGGCGGGCTATCCATACGGAGATGTGCTGCAGCAGGCCGTGACAAAATTAAAGCGCTACACCAATGAGGAGCAGCGCAGCGAAATCGAGCGGCATATGGTCGGGTTCGAGGTCGTCAATCCGTCGATGCCCCAGGCGAACGTTGAAGGCTATCTGAAGCAGCTCGAGCAGTCCGTCGCCGACTGCAGGACCCAGCGTATGGTCTACCAGAAAGGCTTCGGCCTTGAAGCGGAGGAACGCGACATCGACCCGTTCGGACTCGTGCATTGGCGTGGAAAATGGTACATCATCGCGCACTGCCACCTCCGCCAAACTACGCGCAGCTTTCGCGTCGACCGCATCATTACGCTGTCGGAGACGGATGCGAAGTTCGAGCGCCCGGCCGATTTTTCAGCCCGCACCTTCCTGCTGCAAAACCTCAAACGGCCAAACTCCGGCGATGAAACGCTGACCAAAGTCGTCATCCATGGCGGCCTGCAAGTCATCAACGCGCTGTGCGACATGTGGCTGTTCAGCGATACGCTGACTGAACGCACGACGGATTCCGCCAGCTTCATGATGGAGGCGCACTTGTTTGAAGCCTACGTCCCCTATCACCTGCTCAGCTTCGGCACCCGCATTACCGTATCGGAGCCTGCCCGGCTGCGCGAGCGGCTCGTCGAAATAGCCGTCCAGCTGCAGCAGCACCACATGCCGCATTAA